A single Crateriforma conspicua DNA region contains:
- a CDS encoding ferredoxin reductase domain-containing protein, translated as MQLKDFDISTRYAARVVKNERITAPESGQEVREIVVEVDDPDFDVEVGQNFGVLAPGNPALGQEHHLRLYSIADVPRTNGDGTTEFTMCVRRCDYIDDFSGERYKGVASNFLCDLSPNQTFTITGPYGHAFDAPRENNATLVLIGMGTGIAPFRAFVKYLHASRPEYVGRVILFHGGRTGLDLLYRNDKKDDFALYYDSETFEAINVLSSRPALSDSIDWGSAILPRGEEIRRLLDQDDTYVYLAGLTPIRNDLDTVMGEVFGSAEAWQDQKSQLESDDRWVELLY; from the coding sequence ATGCAGTTGAAAGATTTCGACATCAGTACAAGGTATGCGGCCCGCGTGGTCAAAAACGAACGCATCACTGCACCGGAGTCCGGTCAAGAAGTCCGCGAGATTGTCGTCGAGGTGGATGATCCGGATTTCGATGTGGAAGTCGGCCAGAACTTTGGCGTCCTGGCACCCGGCAACCCGGCTTTGGGCCAAGAACACCACCTGCGTTTGTACAGTATCGCCGATGTGCCCCGTACCAACGGTGACGGGACCACCGAATTCACCATGTGTGTTCGGCGATGCGACTACATCGATGATTTCAGCGGTGAACGATACAAGGGAGTGGCATCAAACTTCTTGTGCGATTTGTCGCCCAACCAAACCTTCACGATCACAGGCCCTTACGGACACGCGTTCGACGCCCCACGTGAAAACAACGCCACATTGGTGCTGATCGGGATGGGAACCGGAATCGCCCCGTTCCGCGCATTCGTGAAATACTTGCACGCCAGTCGACCGGAATACGTCGGCCGGGTGATTCTGTTCCACGGGGGACGCACGGGATTGGATCTGCTGTACCGCAACGACAAGAAGGACGATTTTGCGTTGTACTACGACAGCGAAACCTTCGAAGCCATCAACGTCCTGAGCTCGCGGCCCGCACTGAGCGACTCGATCGACTGGGGGTCCGCAATCTTGCCTCGCGGGGAAGAAATTCGGCGGCTGTTGGACCAGGACGATACTTACGTATACCTGGCCGGGCTGACGCCGATCCGGAACGATCTGGACACCGTCATGGGCGAAGTGTTTGGATCTGCGGAGGCTTGGCAGGATCAGAAATCACAATTGGAATCCGACGATCGCTGGGTCGAATTGCTGTACTGA
- a CDS encoding electron transport complex protein RnfA, with product MNEEPLGTIFINACLVNNFVLAYFLGICPFLGVSGKLTTASRMGVAVTFVMCVSSVAAYCIHAILAAIGVEFLQLISFIAVIASTVQLVEMFIKKTSPALFNALGIFLPLITTNCAILAVALFQTNRNYGLLQSIVFAFGAGVGFTLALILMAGLRQKMELSNPPDIVRGTAVTLMLAGLLSICFMGFAGLFN from the coding sequence ATGAACGAAGAACCTTTGGGAACGATCTTCATCAACGCCTGTCTGGTCAACAATTTTGTGCTGGCGTATTTCCTGGGGATTTGTCCGTTTCTGGGCGTTTCCGGAAAGCTGACCACGGCGTCACGCATGGGCGTCGCGGTGACGTTCGTGATGTGTGTCAGTTCGGTGGCCGCGTATTGCATCCACGCCATCTTGGCGGCCATCGGAGTGGAGTTCTTGCAGCTGATTTCGTTCATCGCGGTGATTGCGTCGACGGTTCAGTTGGTGGAAATGTTCATCAAAAAGACCAGTCCCGCATTGTTCAACGCGTTGGGCATCTTCTTGCCGTTGATCACCACGAACTGTGCGATCCTTGCCGTCGCGTTGTTTCAAACGAATCGAAACTATGGCTTGTTACAGTCCATCGTGTTCGCTTTCGGTGCGGGCGTTGGATTCACCCTGGCTTTGATTCTGATGGCGGGATTACGGCAAAAGATGGAACTGTCCAATCCTCCGGATATCGTCCGCGGAACCGCGGTCACGCTGATGTTGGCGGGCCTGCTTTCCATTTGCTTCATGGGCTTTGCCGGACTGTTCAACTGA
- the rsxE gene encoding electron transport complex subunit RsxE produces the protein MAVGLQAESSVTPADFWDGVWKRNPVFVQVLGMCPVLAVTNTAMNALAMGLATSFVLLMSNIVVSLIRGIVPKQIRIVTFILVIATFVTIVDYVIQAISLDLHKTLGAFISLIVVNCLILGRAEAFASKNGTFRSVLDALGMGIGFTLALLCLGGVREIMGAGSLFGVRLLGASYQEWVVMMLPPGGFFTLAGWLLLIQWFNQRSADKAKDVAS, from the coding sequence ATGGCTGTGGGCCTGCAAGCCGAATCGTCGGTAACCCCGGCGGACTTTTGGGACGGCGTCTGGAAACGAAATCCAGTGTTCGTCCAAGTGCTGGGCATGTGTCCCGTTTTGGCAGTGACCAACACGGCGATGAATGCGTTGGCGATGGGGTTGGCGACCTCGTTTGTTCTGCTGATGTCCAACATCGTCGTTTCACTGATTCGCGGTATCGTTCCGAAACAGATTCGGATCGTGACCTTCATTTTGGTCATCGCGACCTTTGTAACGATCGTCGACTACGTGATCCAAGCGATCAGTTTGGATTTGCACAAAACCCTTGGGGCTTTCATTTCACTGATTGTGGTGAATTGCCTGATCCTGGGTCGCGCCGAAGCGTTTGCATCCAAGAATGGGACTTTTCGATCGGTCCTGGATGCGTTGGGCATGGGAATCGGCTTCACCTTGGCACTGCTTTGCTTGGGCGGCGTCCGCGAAATCATGGGTGCCGGATCGCTGTTCGGCGTTCGGTTGCTGGGTGCTTCGTATCAGGAATGGGTGGTCATGATGTTGCCGCCCGGTGGGTTCTTCACGCTCGCCGGATGGCTGCTTCTGATCCAGTGGTTCAATCAGCGATCGGCTGACAAAGCAAAGGACGTGGCATCATGA
- a CDS encoding FMN-binding protein — translation MNKYEVGQQGQAGQSGKRQPGTVQIYSVLLGMGALCTLAIVGVFEFTLPIIQQNRIAQREAAILDVLPGATSSQTFDLGADNKSFDVPADPNADGQHIYAGYDDDGNLVGLAIEASRMGYQDVIRMLYGYSPDQDAVIGTRVLESRETPGLGDRIEKDEAFLANFEALDVSVDQDSKQLRNKIEFVPSGEKKQPWQIDGITGATISSSTVAEMLRESTAQWVPLLKSRRNDFESGSVSGVQTESVPESESAPEGEQ, via the coding sequence ATGAACAAATACGAGGTTGGCCAACAAGGCCAAGCCGGCCAGTCGGGAAAGCGACAACCCGGCACCGTCCAGATCTATTCGGTCCTGTTGGGGATGGGCGCGTTGTGCACGCTGGCGATCGTCGGTGTGTTCGAATTCACGTTGCCCATCATTCAACAAAACCGAATCGCCCAACGCGAAGCCGCGATTCTGGACGTGTTGCCCGGTGCGACGTCCAGCCAAACGTTTGATTTGGGGGCCGACAACAAATCGTTTGACGTCCCCGCCGATCCAAATGCCGACGGCCAGCATATCTACGCGGGCTACGACGACGACGGCAACTTGGTCGGCTTGGCGATCGAAGCCAGCCGGATGGGATACCAAGACGTCATTCGCATGCTTTATGGCTATTCGCCCGATCAGGATGCGGTGATCGGCACGCGGGTGTTGGAAAGTCGCGAGACGCCTGGGCTGGGTGATCGGATCGAGAAAGACGAAGCGTTCCTGGCAAACTTCGAAGCGTTGGACGTGTCAGTGGACCAAGATTCGAAGCAACTGCGAAACAAAATCGAATTTGTGCCATCGGGCGAGAAGAAGCAACCATGGCAGATCGACGGCATCACCGGTGCCACGATCAGTTCCAGCACGGTGGCGGAAATGCTGCGTGAAAGTACCGCGCAGTGGGTGCCCTTGTTGAAGTCACGTCGAAACGATTTTGAATCGGGCTCGGTGTCCGGCGTCCAAACGGAATCTGTGCCGGAATCGGAATCCGCACCTGAGGGGGAACAGTGA
- a CDS encoding RnfABCDGE type electron transport complex subunit D, whose amino-acid sequence MNSLAKTLTIRSSPHIAAVAGVDTIMFNVVMALMPVSLYAVYAFGLSALLVMVTAVLSCVLTEHLLCRVSGRVTTVGDWSAVITGLLYGLTLPPSLPLWMVVAGGVIAIGLGKFLFGGLGGNPFNPALVGRAILQAAFPAAMTTWPVYEDRPFAALPTSTLTLPMTVPQYDGMTAPTPLSDWKFNQVAASTGDLFLGATAGSTGETCALLILIGGVYLAARNMMSWRIPVGVIGTVAVLSFVLNLWNPDKYAGPWFMVFSGGLMLGAVFMATDMVASPMTHLGGLVYGAIIGLLVVLIRVWGGMPEGVMYAILIGNALSPHIDSLIQPTVYGTAKGRKKELAKGGAK is encoded by the coding sequence ATGAATTCCCTGGCAAAAACACTGACGATACGTAGTTCGCCGCACATCGCTGCGGTGGCCGGCGTCGACACGATCATGTTCAACGTGGTCATGGCGTTGATGCCGGTGTCGTTGTATGCGGTCTATGCATTCGGACTATCGGCGTTGTTGGTCATGGTGACCGCAGTGTTGTCGTGCGTGTTGACCGAACATCTGTTGTGCCGTGTCAGCGGTCGCGTGACGACGGTCGGCGACTGGTCGGCCGTGATCACCGGTCTGCTTTATGGACTGACCTTACCACCCAGCTTGCCGCTGTGGATGGTCGTCGCCGGTGGCGTGATTGCGATCGGACTGGGCAAGTTTTTGTTCGGCGGTCTTGGCGGCAACCCGTTCAACCCGGCCTTGGTCGGTCGCGCCATTTTGCAGGCCGCGTTTCCCGCCGCGATGACCACTTGGCCTGTTTATGAAGACCGGCCTTTCGCAGCACTTCCGACTTCGACGTTGACGTTGCCGATGACGGTCCCGCAGTACGACGGGATGACGGCACCGACCCCGCTTTCGGACTGGAAATTCAATCAAGTTGCCGCATCGACGGGCGATCTGTTTCTGGGGGCCACCGCCGGATCCACCGGCGAAACCTGTGCGTTGCTGATCCTGATTGGCGGCGTCTACTTGGCCGCACGAAACATGATGTCTTGGCGGATTCCGGTTGGTGTGATCGGAACGGTCGCGGTCCTGAGTTTTGTTTTGAACTTATGGAATCCTGACAAGTACGCCGGCCCCTGGTTCATGGTGTTTTCCGGCGGACTGATGCTGGGAGCCGTCTTCATGGCCACCGACATGGTGGCATCACCGATGACGCATCTGGGGGGCTTGGTTTATGGCGCGATCATCGGGTTGCTGGTCGTACTGATTCGCGTCTGGGGCGGTATGCCCGAAGGCGTGATGTACGCGATCCTGATCGGCAATGCGTTATCACCACACATCGATTCGCTCATTCAACCGACGGTGTATGGAACCGCGAAAGGCCGCAAGAAGGAATTGGCGAAGGGCGGAGCGAAATGA
- the rsxC gene encoding electron transport complex subunit RsxC: protein MRHLLGTKTFAHGIHPPEFKADTKDMAIRQFDFASLLIVPLSQHLGKPAIPIVGEGAEVTRGQCIAQPDGFMSVAIHAPATGMIRKIARSPAINGKMMPAFFLEPFPASTQEMPGGNPCDAETASKDEIIAAIQQAGIVGLGGAAFPTHVKLKVPDDKQADLVIVNGAECEPYLTTDHRVMLEHANDIMRGIPYVMKATGAPRAIIAVEDNKRDAAEVMRKAIPPGQPISVEVLPVKYPQGAEKMLITAILGRKVPSGGLPIDVGAVCINVGTTAQIGALLPSGQGLQDRVITVGGPGVRRKGNYRIPIGTPLRYILDKVGTEPNVSTVVMGGPMMGHAASSLDIPITKGSTGVIAMVDDQTDTMISRHEYPCIRCGHCVDACPLFLNPSQMGLLANVQRYDEMASDYHLMDCFECGCCTFVCPSHIPLVQKFRVAKSAIRKAKAAV, encoded by the coding sequence ATGAGGCATTTACTGGGAACCAAGACGTTCGCCCACGGTATCCATCCGCCCGAATTCAAGGCGGATACCAAGGATATGGCGATCCGTCAGTTTGACTTCGCGTCGCTTCTGATCGTGCCGCTCAGCCAACACCTGGGCAAACCGGCGATACCGATCGTTGGCGAGGGCGCCGAAGTCACTCGCGGACAGTGTATCGCCCAGCCGGATGGGTTCATGTCGGTGGCGATCCATGCGCCGGCAACAGGCATGATCCGCAAGATCGCTCGTTCACCGGCCATCAACGGCAAGATGATGCCCGCGTTCTTTCTGGAACCTTTCCCGGCATCAACCCAAGAAATGCCCGGCGGGAATCCGTGCGATGCTGAAACGGCATCGAAGGACGAAATCATCGCCGCGATTCAACAGGCCGGCATCGTCGGTCTGGGCGGCGCGGCGTTCCCCACGCACGTCAAACTGAAAGTCCCCGACGACAAACAAGCGGATTTGGTGATCGTCAATGGTGCGGAATGCGAACCGTACCTGACCACCGATCACCGCGTCATGCTGGAACACGCCAACGATATCATGCGTGGCATCCCCTATGTCATGAAGGCGACGGGCGCGCCGCGAGCCATCATCGCGGTGGAAGACAACAAACGTGACGCCGCCGAAGTGATGCGGAAGGCAATCCCGCCCGGTCAGCCGATCAGCGTGGAAGTGTTGCCCGTGAAGTATCCGCAAGGGGCCGAAAAGATGCTGATCACGGCCATTTTGGGCCGCAAGGTCCCCTCCGGCGGTCTGCCGATCGATGTCGGGGCGGTCTGTATCAATGTCGGCACGACGGCCCAGATCGGTGCGTTGTTGCCCAGCGGCCAAGGCTTGCAAGATCGCGTCATCACCGTCGGCGGCCCCGGGGTTCGGCGAAAAGGCAACTATCGCATCCCGATCGGTACGCCCCTGCGTTACATCTTGGACAAAGTCGGCACCGAGCCGAACGTATCGACCGTGGTGATGGGCGGTCCCATGATGGGCCACGCCGCGTCCAGCCTGGATATTCCAATTACCAAGGGATCCACCGGAGTCATCGCGATGGTCGACGACCAGACCGACACGATGATTTCACGACACGAATACCCGTGCATTCGTTGTGGCCATTGTGTGGACGCTTGCCCCTTGTTTTTGAACCCGTCACAGATGGGGTTGCTGGCCAATGTCCAGCGGTATGACGAAATGGCGTCGGATTATCACCTGATGGACTGCTTTGAATGTGGATGTTGCACATTCGTCTGTCCGTCGCACATTCCATTGGTGCAAAAGTTCCGTGTGGCGAAGTCGGCAATTCGAAAGGCAAAGGCGGCCGTATGA
- a CDS encoding 2-oxoacid:acceptor oxidoreductase family protein: MSDQKNQAGTVKYPGIRVAMDGNTAVSMCERESTDAAGAYPITPSTQMGEAWAENAAKGHINISGRPLIFIEPEGEHAAAAVTAGLSMTGLRSSNFSSGQGIAYMHESLYAAVGKRLTYVLNVGARAMTKSTLNVHAGHDDYHCMDDTGFFQLFAKDGQSAADLNIISHRIAELSLTPGAIAQDGFLTTHLIESIKVPERALIAEYLGLPEDIIQTPTAAQRIIYGETRRRIPELWDVDNPVMSGTVQNQDAYMQSVAAQRPYFFDHIRDLSERAFKEFYNLTGRLYERVTTYRAEDAEYLIMGQGSMIPTAEVVADYLRETRGIRVGVVNLLMFRPFPTDLVGKILKGRKGVTILERLDQPLAVDLPIMREVRATISRCMENGREPDRPPFPQCASYQHMNDAPPLYSGSFGMGSRDLQPEGIIGAVENMIDNGAKRKFFYLSIDFLRENPVSPKQRIHQEAILDAYPEIGELAIRGSENPNLMPKGAVTVRMHSVGGWGAITTGKNLALTLFELLGYHIKANPKYGSEKKGQPTTFFLSAAPEPIRVNSEYFYVDCVLSPDPNVFGHTNALAGLKEGGVFIIQSDKTSTDAVWKSIPEPYRRIIVDKDIQLYYLDAFKIAREEASDPDLQLRMQGNAFQGAFFAASGVGQGAGLSEEQMLEAIEAQIEKKFGAKGARIVNENIRVVKRGFVEVKAVPHGDVDVNGDANGAKREPALPIVLRKEPKGRQPLTDIHRFWEETGNFYARGQGNDGIADPFAGLGTMPALTSMFRDMTGIRFHHPQWVAENCTACGRCYTVCPDSAIPGLVNEVTQVFDTIVARVRQHGNDLQHLGGAVRVVEQNLRSIFAEAEESDNVTGMLDEAIGKTIRDSKLEGEQREGLKRELQMFRDELGEFQFALSRPYFTMKEKEAQGEGGLLSITVNPYTCKGCMECVEVCDDNALVSVPQTEESIQTLRDNWDLWEALPNTPQKYVRVDDIEEGVGALETILLDKGNYMALASGDGACLGCGEKSVVHIFTATVEALMQPRVKKHMQKLDDLISALQARIKEKLVSEIDLGNTDSFAQIIDDISGGDLTLAGIAQQVEKQRGGDPIDQGWLRQVTKLIGDLKELKWKYTEGVTGRGRSNAGMLNATGCSSVWGSTYPYNPYPFPWANHLFQDAASISMGIFEGHMAKMADGFKTIRMAEAELAGKPIDPSTLTYFNWEAFTDEEWQLCPPVVSVGGDGAMYDIGFQNLSRALMSGKPIKVLVLDTQVYSNTGGQACTSGFMGQISDMAQFGKATQGKSEIRKEIGLIGMAHRTAYVLQSSVANPNHMIEGFIEGLKTRRPALFNLYTPCQPEHGIGDDMSAHQAKMAVESRAYPIFKYDPDQGVTPEECFDLEGNPSIKQTWPTYTLKYHENGRSKSMELPMTFADFAATEIRFRKHYRVAPPETWNDNMILLADYLELDADDREGMFPYIWSVDREGNLMRLLVAQPIVGSCEDRRDFWAMLKSIARVGESVIDRTAIEAEVRQEVSGRLAQGILQLISGDASAAAPAVDVPVATPTAPAPTKAESNGSAAESNGSGSYMAPWIDSAQCTACDECVNLNPDIFVYNDQKKAVIKNPQGGPYRDLVKAAERCTAQVIHPGLPKDRSEKDIDKWIARGEKYNG; encoded by the coding sequence ATGTCTGATCAAAAGAACCAAGCCGGCACCGTCAAATACCCCGGCATCCGCGTCGCAATGGACGGCAACACGGCGGTCTCGATGTGCGAACGTGAAAGCACCGATGCCGCGGGCGCGTATCCGATCACGCCGTCGACGCAGATGGGTGAAGCCTGGGCCGAAAACGCCGCCAAAGGGCACATCAACATTTCCGGCCGTCCGTTGATCTTCATCGAACCCGAAGGCGAACACGCGGCCGCCGCCGTGACCGCCGGTTTGTCGATGACGGGATTGCGGAGCAGCAATTTTTCGTCCGGCCAAGGCATCGCGTACATGCACGAATCGCTGTACGCCGCGGTCGGCAAACGTTTGACCTATGTGTTGAATGTCGGCGCCCGTGCGATGACCAAGTCGACGCTGAACGTGCATGCCGGGCACGACGATTATCACTGCATGGACGACACGGGGTTCTTTCAGTTGTTCGCCAAGGACGGACAATCCGCGGCCGACCTGAACATCATCAGCCACCGGATCGCGGAATTGTCGCTGACGCCCGGTGCGATTGCTCAAGACGGTTTCCTGACGACGCACTTGATTGAATCGATCAAAGTGCCCGAACGTGCCTTGATTGCGGAATACCTGGGCCTTCCCGAAGACATCATTCAAACCCCCACCGCCGCCCAGCGAATCATCTACGGCGAAACGCGTCGTCGCATTCCCGAACTGTGGGACGTGGACAATCCGGTCATGTCGGGCACGGTGCAAAACCAAGACGCATACATGCAAAGCGTCGCGGCCCAGCGTCCTTACTTCTTTGATCACATTCGCGATCTTTCCGAACGTGCGTTTAAAGAGTTCTACAATCTGACCGGACGGCTGTACGAGCGCGTGACAACCTATCGCGCCGAAGACGCCGAGTACCTGATCATGGGCCAAGGCAGCATGATCCCCACGGCGGAAGTGGTCGCGGATTATCTACGCGAAACTCGTGGCATTCGGGTCGGCGTGGTCAACTTGTTGATGTTCCGTCCGTTCCCCACGGACTTGGTCGGCAAAATCTTAAAGGGACGCAAGGGCGTCACGATTCTGGAACGTCTGGACCAACCCCTTGCGGTCGACTTGCCCATCATGCGGGAAGTCCGCGCGACGATCAGCCGCTGCATGGAAAACGGTCGCGAACCCGACCGGCCGCCGTTCCCGCAATGCGCGTCATATCAGCACATGAACGATGCCCCGCCCCTGTATTCCGGATCCTTCGGAATGGGCAGCCGTGACTTGCAACCCGAAGGCATCATCGGCGCCGTCGAAAACATGATCGACAACGGCGCCAAGCGAAAGTTTTTCTATCTGTCGATCGACTTCTTGCGTGAAAATCCGGTCAGCCCGAAGCAACGGATTCACCAGGAAGCCATCTTGGATGCGTACCCAGAAATTGGCGAACTGGCCATCCGCGGTTCAGAAAACCCCAACCTGATGCCCAAGGGCGCCGTGACCGTGCGGATGCACAGCGTCGGCGGTTGGGGTGCGATCACGACGGGCAAAAACTTGGCCCTGACGTTGTTCGAATTGCTGGGTTACCACATCAAAGCGAACCCGAAATACGGCTCGGAAAAGAAAGGTCAACCAACGACGTTCTTCCTGTCGGCCGCGCCGGAACCGATTCGCGTCAACAGCGAATACTTCTATGTCGATTGCGTCTTATCGCCCGATCCGAACGTGTTTGGACACACCAATGCATTGGCCGGTTTGAAGGAAGGTGGTGTCTTCATCATCCAATCGGACAAAACGTCGACCGACGCGGTCTGGAAAAGCATTCCAGAACCTTACCGTCGCATCATCGTCGACAAAGACATCCAGCTTTATTACCTGGATGCCTTCAAGATTGCTCGCGAAGAAGCTAGTGACCCGGACTTGCAATTGCGGATGCAAGGCAACGCATTCCAAGGCGCATTTTTTGCCGCCAGCGGTGTCGGCCAAGGCGCCGGGCTGTCCGAAGAACAGATGCTGGAAGCGATCGAGGCACAAATCGAAAAGAAATTCGGTGCCAAAGGCGCTCGAATCGTCAATGAAAACATTCGCGTCGTCAAACGTGGCTTTGTCGAAGTCAAAGCGGTGCCCCACGGCGATGTCGACGTCAACGGCGATGCCAACGGCGCCAAACGCGAACCGGCACTGCCGATCGTGTTGCGTAAAGAGCCCAAGGGGCGTCAACCGCTGACCGACATCCATCGTTTCTGGGAAGAAACCGGCAACTTCTATGCCCGCGGGCAAGGCAACGACGGCATCGCCGATCCGTTTGCCGGTCTGGGCACGATGCCAGCACTGACGTCAATGTTCCGCGACATGACGGGCATTCGATTTCACCACCCGCAATGGGTCGCCGAAAACTGCACCGCGTGCGGACGCTGTTACACGGTGTGTCCCGATTCGGCGATTCCCGGTCTGGTCAACGAAGTCACCCAAGTGTTCGACACGATCGTCGCACGGGTCCGCCAGCACGGAAACGATCTGCAACACCTGGGCGGGGCGGTCCGCGTGGTTGAACAGAACCTGCGTTCGATCTTTGCCGAAGCGGAAGAAAGCGACAACGTCACCGGAATGCTGGACGAAGCGATTGGAAAGACGATCCGCGACAGCAAACTGGAAGGCGAACAACGCGAAGGCCTGAAGCGAGAACTGCAAATGTTCCGCGACGAATTGGGCGAATTCCAGTTTGCCCTTTCACGGCCGTACTTCACGATGAAAGAAAAGGAAGCGCAGGGCGAAGGCGGTTTGCTAAGCATCACCGTGAACCCGTACACCTGCAAAGGCTGTATGGAATGCGTGGAAGTCTGTGACGACAACGCTTTGGTATCCGTCCCGCAAACGGAAGAATCCATCCAGACATTGCGGGACAACTGGGATCTGTGGGAAGCATTGCCCAACACGCCGCAGAAGTACGTCCGCGTCGATGACATCGAAGAAGGCGTCGGTGCGCTGGAAACGATCCTGTTGGACAAGGGCAACTACATGGCCTTGGCCAGCGGCGACGGTGCCTGCCTGGGTTGTGGTGAAAAGAGTGTCGTGCACATCTTCACCGCCACGGTCGAAGCGTTGATGCAACCACGCGTCAAGAAACACATGCAGAAGCTGGACGACTTGATTTCAGCACTGCAAGCACGCATCAAAGAGAAACTGGTCAGCGAAATCGATCTAGGGAACACGGATTCCTTTGCCCAGATCATCGACGACATCAGCGGCGGCGATCTGACGCTGGCCGGCATCGCCCAGCAAGTGGAAAAGCAACGCGGCGGCGATCCGATCGACCAGGGTTGGCTGCGTCAGGTTACCAAATTGATCGGCGACCTGAAAGAATTGAAATGGAAGTACACCGAGGGCGTCACCGGACGCGGACGATCCAACGCGGGCATGTTGAATGCCACGGGATGTTCGTCGGTCTGGGGAAGCACCTATCCGTACAACCCCTATCCGTTCCCGTGGGCCAACCATTTGTTCCAAGACGCCGCATCGATCTCGATGGGAATCTTCGAAGGACACATGGCCAAAATGGCCGACGGCTTCAAAACGATCCGCATGGCGGAAGCCGAGTTGGCCGGCAAGCCAATTGATCCGTCTACGTTGACCTACTTCAACTGGGAAGCCTTCACCGACGAAGAATGGCAACTGTGCCCACCGGTGGTTTCCGTCGGCGGCGATGGTGCGATGTACGACATCGGTTTCCAAAACCTGTCGCGTGCCTTGATGTCGGGCAAGCCGATCAAGGTGTTGGTGCTGGACACCCAGGTGTATTCCAACACCGGCGGACAAGCTTGTACGTCCGGATTCATGGGCCAAATATCCGACATGGCTCAGTTCGGAAAAGCCACCCAAGGCAAGTCAGAGATTCGCAAGGAAATCGGCTTGATCGGCATGGCTCACCGCACCGCGTACGTCTTGCAAAGCAGCGTGGCCAATCCGAATCACATGATCGAAGGCTTCATCGAAGGCTTGAAGACACGTCGTCCAGCGTTGTTCAACTTGTACACGCCGTGCCAACCCGAACATGGCATCGGCGACGACATGAGTGCTCATCAAGCCAAGATGGCGGTCGAATCCCGCGCCTACCCGATCTTCAAGTACGATCCCGACCAAGGCGTTACACCGGAGGAATGCTTCGATCTGGAAGGCAACCCGTCGATCAAGCAAACCTGGCCGACTTACACGCTGAAGTACCACGAAAACGGTCGCAGCAAGTCGATGGAATTGCCGATGACTTTCGCCGATTTTGCGGCGACCGAGATCCGATTCCGCAAACACTATCGTGTCGCGCCACCGGAAACGTGGAACGACAACATGATTCTGCTGGCTGATTACCTGGAACTGGACGCCGACGATCGCGAGGGCATGTTCCCGTATATCTGGAGCGTCGACCGCGAAGGCAATCTGATGCGTTTGCTGGTCGCCCAACCCATCGTCGGATCATGCGAAGATCGTCGCGATTTCTGGGCCATGCTGAAATCGATCGCCCGCGTCGGCGAATCGGTGATCGATCGGACCGCGATCGAAGCGGAGGTCCGGCAAGAAGTTTCCGGCCGATTGGCGCAAGGCATTTTGCAGCTGATCAGTGGCGACGCTTCGGCTGCCGCCCCTGCCGTCGACGTTCCGGTCGCAACGCCGACCGCTCCTGCACCGACGAAAGCGGAAAGCAATGGATCGGCCGCAGAATCCAACGGTTCGGGATCGTACATGGCCCCTTGGATCGACAGTGCCCAGTGCACCGCCTGTGACGAATGCGTCAACTTGAATCCGGACATCTTTGTCTACAACGACCAAAAGAAAGCCGTGATCAAGAACCCGCAAGGTGGACCGTACCGCGACTTGGTCAAAGCGGCCGAACGTTGCACCGCCCAGGTGATCCATCCCGGATTGCCCAAGGACCGGTCGGAAAAGGACATCGATAAATGGATCGCCCGCGGCGAGAAGTACAACGGATGA